A region from the Inhella inkyongensis genome encodes:
- a CDS encoding Gfo/Idh/MocA family protein, translating into MQSAQPKVRMAMVGLGKMGLSHLAIVRAHPQVELVAGCDASAYLTDVLEKHTGLKCYSDFDQMLATEALDALLIATPSKLHAGMVTQALSRGLHVFCEKPFVLDVADGERLVALAHEKQRVTQVGYHYRFVGTFQEAARIVKSGALGEIHHVRAEAYGPVVLRAKGGTWRSTQAEGGGALYDYACHAIDLVNFVVGKPDSVSGVVRHAVFSRDVEDEVYCSLHYRNGASGQLCVNWSDESLRKMSTKLSVWGTRGRLTADRQECQIYLREPHTATPELKTGWNVKYTTELTDEVWFYLRGEEYSAQIDYFVQSVLSGRTQGHSHFGSALDTDRVVAQILAGGSVATPTELMPKPRGFWSRLFG; encoded by the coding sequence ATGCAATCTGCCCAGCCCAAGGTGCGCATGGCCATGGTCGGCCTCGGCAAGATGGGGCTTTCCCATCTGGCCATCGTGAGGGCCCACCCCCAGGTGGAGCTGGTGGCCGGCTGCGATGCCTCGGCCTACCTGACCGATGTACTGGAGAAGCACACTGGCCTCAAGTGCTACAGCGATTTCGACCAGATGCTGGCCACCGAGGCGCTGGATGCCCTGCTCATCGCGACCCCGTCCAAGCTGCACGCCGGCATGGTCACGCAGGCTCTATCACGCGGGCTGCATGTGTTTTGCGAGAAGCCCTTTGTGCTGGATGTCGCCGACGGTGAACGGCTGGTCGCTCTTGCGCATGAAAAGCAGCGCGTCACCCAGGTCGGCTACCACTACCGCTTCGTCGGTACCTTTCAGGAGGCGGCGCGCATCGTCAAGAGTGGCGCGCTGGGCGAGATCCACCATGTACGTGCCGAGGCCTACGGCCCTGTGGTGCTGAGGGCCAAGGGGGGTACCTGGCGCTCTACGCAGGCCGAAGGCGGCGGCGCGTTGTACGACTACGCCTGCCATGCCATCGATCTGGTCAATTTCGTCGTCGGCAAGCCCGACAGCGTCAGCGGCGTGGTGCGCCATGCGGTGTTCTCTCGCGATGTGGAGGACGAGGTCTATTGCAGCTTGCATTACCGCAATGGCGCCAGCGGCCAACTCTGCGTGAACTGGAGCGATGAGAGTCTGCGCAAGATGAGCACCAAACTGAGTGTCTGGGGGACCCGAGGCCGCCTCACGGCCGACCGCCAGGAATGCCAGATCTATCTGCGTGAACCCCACACCGCCACGCCGGAACTCAAGACCGGCTGGAACGTCAAGTACACGACCGAGCTGACCGACGAGGTCTGGTTCTACCTGCGCGGCGAGGAGTATTCGGCACAGATCGACTACTTCGTGCAGTCGGTACTCAGCGGACGCACCCAGGGGCACAGCCACTTCGGCTCCGCGCTGGACACCGACCGCGTGGTGGCCCAGATCCTGGCCGGTGGCAGCGTGGCCACGCCAACAGAGCTCATGCCCAAGCCCAGAGGCTTTTGGTCCCGTCTATTCGGTTGA
- a CDS encoding DUF354 domain-containing protein, with protein sequence MKIWFDLSNSPHINLFAGLIRELEAEGHEITITCRPLANTIDLLDLHGFRYTVVGTHYGAKLLNKLLGFPIRCWQLWRHLRGQGIHAAISQSSFHSPVVARLLGVRVIYMNDNEHALGNVPAFLFATRILVPECLALEKLKKQGANPRKVTQYPGVKEGIYLWALQARLQRHGPRKRAHVYVRPEPWTAQYYKGQREFLDELLLGIKDQVDVTLLPRGQAQGHHYRDPRFAGIRIIDTALDLADIAPDCDLFIGAGGTMTREMAVLGVPTLSVYQDELLDVDRHLLDAQAFCHMPRLSAPECLAFLAQASQRPPQQALLDKGRAAHQLIKQALLEG encoded by the coding sequence ATGAAGATCTGGTTCGACCTCAGCAATTCCCCACACATCAATCTCTTTGCCGGCCTCATCCGGGAGCTTGAGGCCGAGGGGCATGAGATCACGATCACCTGCCGGCCCCTGGCCAACACCATCGATCTGCTCGATCTGCACGGTTTCCGCTACACCGTCGTGGGCACGCATTACGGCGCCAAGCTGCTGAACAAGTTGCTGGGTTTCCCGATTCGCTGTTGGCAGCTCTGGCGCCACTTGCGCGGCCAGGGCATTCACGCTGCGATCTCGCAAAGTTCTTTCCATTCGCCGGTGGTAGCGCGACTGCTCGGTGTTCGCGTCATCTACATGAACGACAACGAGCATGCGCTGGGCAATGTGCCCGCTTTTCTGTTCGCCACACGCATCCTGGTGCCCGAGTGTCTGGCCCTTGAGAAGCTGAAGAAGCAAGGTGCCAACCCGCGCAAAGTCACCCAGTACCCAGGCGTCAAGGAAGGCATTTATTTATGGGCGTTGCAAGCTCGGCTGCAGCGACACGGTCCGCGCAAACGCGCTCATGTTTATGTGCGACCTGAGCCCTGGACGGCGCAGTACTACAAGGGGCAGCGCGAATTTCTGGATGAACTTCTGCTGGGCATCAAAGACCAGGTCGACGTCACCCTGCTGCCACGCGGCCAGGCCCAGGGCCATCACTACCGCGACCCGCGTTTCGCAGGCATTCGTATCATCGACACAGCGCTGGATCTCGCCGACATCGCACCCGATTGCGACCTCTTCATCGGTGCCGGCGGCACGATGACGCGCGAGATGGCCGTGCTGGGGGTGCCGACCCTCTCCGTCTACCAGGACGAGCTACTCGATGTCGACCGCCACCTGCTCGATGCCCAAGCCTTCTGCCACATGCCACGTCTGAGCGCCCCCGAGTGCCTGGCCTTCCTCGCGCAGGCAAGCCAGCGTCCGCCGCAACAGGCCTTGCTGGACAAAGGACGCGCCGCCCATCAACTGATCAAACAAGCCCTGCTAGAGGGTTGA
- a CDS encoding UDP-glucose dehydrogenase family protein has translation MKVTTIGTGYVGLVTGACLAEMGNQVLCLDVDAEKIRVLEAGGMPIHEPGLLEIVRRNVAAGRLAFTTDVDRAVQHGTLLFIGVGTPPGEDGSADLTYVLAAARSIGRRMTDYKVVVDKSTVPVGTADAVHAAIAEELAMRGVQVPYAVVSNPEFLKEGAAVEDFMRPDRIIVGADDEQALLLMRALYSPFNRTQDRLMVMDVRSAEFTKYAANAMLATRISFMNELALLAEAQGADIEQVRRGIGSDPRIGYQFLYPGVGYGGSCFPKDVKALVQTGAQAGVELRVLKAVEAANEHQKQVLVAKLLQRFDGNLQGRHFALWGLAFKPNTDDMREAPALVIVRELLARGATVAAYDPVAMPEARRLLGSAAGLRFGERAEDVLEGADALLLVTEWKEFRTPDFDAIKARLKQALVFDGRNQYDPALMRLLGFEYHGIGRGGHPPPIA, from the coding sequence ATGAAAGTCACCACCATCGGCACCGGTTATGTCGGCCTCGTCACAGGCGCCTGTTTGGCCGAAATGGGCAATCAGGTGCTGTGCCTGGATGTGGATGCCGAGAAGATTCGGGTGCTGGAGGCAGGGGGCATGCCCATCCACGAGCCGGGGCTCTTGGAGATCGTGCGGCGCAATGTCGCGGCGGGGCGGCTGGCCTTCACCACCGATGTGGATCGGGCGGTGCAGCACGGGACCTTGCTTTTTATCGGCGTGGGCACGCCGCCAGGTGAGGATGGCTCGGCCGATCTGACCTACGTGCTGGCGGCGGCTCGTTCGATTGGCCGGCGCATGACCGACTACAAGGTGGTGGTGGACAAGAGCACGGTGCCGGTGGGTACGGCCGATGCGGTCCATGCTGCGATTGCCGAAGAGCTGGCCATGCGAGGCGTGCAGGTGCCTTATGCGGTGGTCTCCAACCCTGAGTTCCTGAAAGAGGGCGCGGCGGTCGAGGATTTCATGCGCCCGGATCGCATCATCGTCGGCGCCGATGACGAGCAGGCCCTGCTGCTGATGCGGGCGCTCTATTCGCCCTTCAATCGCACGCAGGACCGGCTGATGGTGATGGATGTGCGCAGCGCCGAGTTCACCAAGTACGCGGCCAATGCCATGCTGGCCACGCGCATCAGCTTCATGAACGAGCTGGCCTTGCTGGCCGAGGCGCAAGGGGCGGATATTGAGCAGGTGCGTCGCGGTATCGGTTCGGACCCGCGCATCGGCTATCAGTTCCTCTACCCGGGCGTGGGCTATGGCGGCTCCTGCTTTCCCAAGGACGTGAAGGCCCTGGTGCAGACCGGGGCGCAGGCGGGGGTGGAGTTGCGCGTGCTCAAGGCGGTGGAGGCCGCCAACGAACACCAAAAGCAAGTGCTGGTGGCGAAGCTGCTGCAGCGCTTTGACGGCAATCTGCAGGGCCGGCATTTCGCGCTTTGGGGCCTGGCCTTCAAGCCGAACACCGACGACATGCGCGAGGCGCCGGCGCTGGTGATCGTGCGCGAGCTGCTGGCGCGCGGCGCCACGGTGGCGGCCTATGACCCCGTGGCCATGCCAGAGGCGCGCCGCTTGCTGGGTAGTGCGGCTGGCCTGCGCTTCGGGGAGCGCGCCGAGGACGTGTTGGAGGGGGCGGATGCCCTGCTGCTCGTCACCGAGTGGAAGGAGTTCCGCACGCCGGACTTTGATGCCATCAAGGCCCGCCTGAAGCAGGCCCTGGTTTTCGATGGTCGTAACCAGTACGACCCGGCGTTGATGCGCCTGCTGGGCTTTGAGTACCACGGCATTGGCCGCGGGGGCCACCCGCCGCCAATTGCCTGA
- the wecB gene encoding non-hydrolyzing UDP-N-acetylglucosamine 2-epimerase, giving the protein MAKPLIHLVAGARPNFMKIAPLVRALQRDGRLAFKIVHTGQHYDRDMNDIFFEELGIPQPDVRLGCGGGSHAEQTGKIMQAYEQLCSEQRPDCCLVVGDVNSTLACSIVAKKAGIPVAHVEAGLRSGDMSMPEEINRLVTDAISDWFFVTEPSGVQHLQAEGKNMAAVFDVGHVMVDNVLFQAEKLKSTDTSGFETAAFKAANPRYAVVTFHRPSNVDGTENLQRVAGVLRAVAAHLPVCFPVHPRTRKNMEAAGIDLGPNVTLLGPQPYMSFLHLWSGAALVLTDSGGLQEETTALGVPCVTMRDNTERPITVDEGSNVLAGTDPAKVLAACEEVIRHGGKRGRRPTLWDGRAAERIVDVLAEKLGA; this is encoded by the coding sequence ATGGCCAAGCCCCTGATCCACCTCGTCGCCGGCGCCCGTCCGAACTTCATGAAGATCGCCCCGCTGGTGCGCGCGCTGCAGCGCGACGGCCGCCTGGCGTTCAAGATCGTCCATACCGGTCAGCACTACGACCGCGACATGAACGACATCTTCTTTGAAGAGCTTGGCATCCCCCAGCCCGATGTGCGCCTGGGGTGTGGCGGCGGCAGTCATGCCGAGCAGACCGGCAAGATCATGCAGGCCTACGAGCAGCTTTGCAGCGAGCAGCGCCCCGACTGCTGCCTGGTAGTGGGCGATGTGAACTCGACCCTGGCCTGTTCCATCGTCGCCAAGAAGGCCGGCATTCCGGTGGCCCATGTGGAAGCCGGCCTGCGCAGTGGTGACATGAGCATGCCCGAGGAGATCAACCGCCTGGTGACTGACGCCATCAGCGACTGGTTCTTTGTCACCGAACCCAGCGGCGTGCAACATCTGCAGGCCGAAGGCAAGAACATGGCCGCCGTGTTCGACGTCGGCCATGTGATGGTGGACAACGTGCTGTTCCAGGCCGAGAAGCTCAAGAGCACCGACACCTCGGGCTTTGAGACCGCCGCCTTCAAGGCCGCCAACCCGCGTTACGCCGTGGTCACCTTCCACCGCCCCAGCAATGTGGACGGCACCGAGAACCTGCAACGCGTGGCCGGCGTGCTGCGCGCGGTGGCTGCCCATCTGCCGGTCTGCTTCCCGGTGCACCCGCGCACCCGCAAGAACATGGAGGCCGCCGGCATCGACCTCGGTCCCAATGTGACCCTGCTGGGCCCCCAGCCTTATATGAGCTTCCTGCACCTGTGGAGCGGTGCGGCCCTGGTGCTGACCGACAGCGGCGGTCTGCAGGAAGAGACCACGGCCCTGGGCGTGCCCTGCGTGACCATGCGCGACAACACGGAGCGCCCGATCACCGTCGACGAGGGCAGCAATGTGCTGGCCGGCACCGACCCGGCCAAGGTGCTGGCGGCCTGCGAAGAGGTGATCCGCCACGGCGGTAAACGCGGCCGCCGCCCCACCCTATGGGACGGCCGGGCCGCCGAACGCATCGTCGACGTATTGGCGGAGAAGCTGGGCGCCTGA